The following are encoded in a window of Camarhynchus parvulus chromosome 1A, STF_HiC, whole genome shotgun sequence genomic DNA:
- the APAF1 gene encoding apoptotic protease-activating factor 1 translates to MDVKSRNYLLMNREALENDIKTSYIMDRMISDEVLTLQEEERVRQQNTRKERAAMLINIILSKDNNSYRSFYNALLHEGYRDLAALLQDGIPSVSSGNRKSSMDGMNSYVKTILCEGGVPQRPVVFVARPKLVDAIKKKLYCLGSDPGWVTVYGMAGCGKTVLTAEALRDPQLLEDYFPGGVHWISVGKQDKAGLLIKLQNLCSRLEHDSTLSQRPPLNIEEAKDRLRLLMLRKYPRSLLVLDDIWDSWVLKAFDNQCQVLITSRDRSVTDAVAGNKYEVHVESGLAHEKGLEILSLFVNMKISELPEQANSLVRECKGSPLVISLIGALLRDFPSRWEYYLRQLQNKQFRRIRKSSFYDYEALDEAMSISVEQLDDNYKDYYKDLSVLPKDVKVPTKVLCILWDMETEEVEDILQEFVNKSLLFCDRNGKSFHYYLHDLQLDFLTEKNRNQLQELHKNIVNQYKKYYKLNTPVLSQEDCMYWYNFLAYHMAGAKMQQELRDLMFSLDWIKAKTELVGPAHLIHEYVEYSSALDQKDSTVRENFQEFLSLNGHLLGRQPFPDIIQLGLCQPETSEVYQQAKLHAQRETGTFYLEWVNKKSLKNLYRLVVRPHRDAVYHACFSKDRQRIASCGADKTLQVFKAESGERLLEINAHDDEILCCAFSADGEFVATCSSDKKVKVWNSRTGQCRCVYEEHSEQVNCCQFNNKSGQYLLATCSNDTFIKIWDLNGKYCRNTMIGHENSVNHCRFSPNDEYVASCSTDGTVKLWEARSGNELKSIEIKDFFKNADEQPDDVEVLVKCCSWSRNGNMILVAAKNKLLLFDINTCGLLTQVIVSHHSTIQYCDFCPGDELVAVALSHCSVELWNIKSLSKVAYCRGHMSWVHCVIFSPDGSLFLTSSDDQTIRIWETKKVCQSSDAVLKSELDVVFHNGEVMILAIYNQKNLQLINGNTDNVIMQTAAQESPISCCCLSEDLKFAAFGQESGTIKVLQLSDGKVLKSWEAYRTSVQHCQFTTDCQTLISSAHDSVIQIWNWQLSECVFLRGHKEAIKDFRLLENSKLLSWSFDGTVKVWNITTGNPEKDFACHGGAVLSCAVSPDGSKFSSASADKTAKIWSFESSSVLHELKDHEACVRCCTFSPNNKLLATGDDKGEIRIWDVLTGALLHFCSPVTVDEGEPTHGGWVTDLSFSPDSKMLVSSGGYLKWWNVTTGESLQTFYTNGTNLKSIHVSPNFKVYVTVDNLGILYVLQKF, encoded by the exons ATGGATGTCAAGAGTAGAAACTATTTGCTTATGAATCGTGAAGCACTGGAAAATGACATCAAGACTTCTTATATTATGGATCGTATGATTTCTGACGAAGTACTGACATtacaggaggaggagagagtgAGGCAACAG AATACCCGGAAGGAGCGAGCAGCTATGCTAATAAACATTATTCTTTCAAAAGATAATAATTCATATAGATCCTTTTATAATGCACTGCTCCATGAAGGGTACAGAGATCTTGCTGCACTTCTTCAGGATGGCATCCCTTCTGTCTCGTCTGGTAACAGAAAGAGTTCAATGGATGGAATGAATTCCTATG TGAAGACCATTCTCTGCGAAGGGGGTGTGCCACAGAGACCAGTTGTGTTTGTCGCTCGACCAAAACTGGTAGATgctattaaaaagaaactgtACTGCTTGGGAAGTGACCCGGGTTGGGTCACAGTTTATGGAATGGCAGGCTGTGGGAAGACTGTTTTAACAGCAGAAGCTTTAAGGGATCCTCAGCTCTTGGAAG attattttccAGGAGGAGTTCACTGGATCTCTGTTGGGAAGCAGGACAAAGCAGGGCTGCTCATAAAACTTCAGAATCTCTGCAGTAGATTGGAACATGACTCCACTCTTTCACAAAGGCCACCATTGAACATTGAGGAGGCTAAAGATCGTCTTCGTTTGCTGATGTTGCGCAAATACCCCAG GTCTCTTTTGGTCCTGGATGACATTTGGGATTCATGGGTGTTAAAAGCATTTGATAATCAATGTCAGGTACTGATCACAAGCAGAGACAGGAGTGTAACAGATGCTGTGGCCG GCAATAAATACGAGGTTCATGTGGAAAGTGGACTAGCACATGAGAAAGGACTGGAGATTTTATCCCTATTTGTGAATATGAAAATATCAGAACTTCCAGAACAAGCTAACTCTCTTGTAAGAGAATGCAAAG GTTCTCCTCTCGTGATATCCTTGATAGGTGCTTTACTCCGAGACTTCCCGAGCCGCTGGGAATACTAtctcaggcagctgcagaataAACAGTTTAGAAGAATAAGAAAATCTTCCTTCTATGATTACGAAGCCCTTGATGAAGCAATGTCCATAAGTGTTGAGCAGCTGGATGACAATTACAAAGATTACTATAAAGACCTCTCTGTCCTCCCAAAAGATGTTAAAGTACCTACTAAG GTTCTCTGTATTCTTTGGGATATGGAAACTGAAGAAGTTGAAGATATACTACAGGAATTTGTTAACAAATCACTGTTGTTCTGTGATCGTAATGGGAAGTCATTCCATTATTATTTACATGATCTTCAGCTTGACTTTCTCACAGAGAAGAACCGCAACCAGCTTCAG GAGTTACATAAAAACATAGTAAATCAGTACAAGAAATACTACAAGCTTAATACACCTGTTCTGTCTCAAGAGGATTGCATGTACTGGTATAACTTTCTAGCATATCACATGGCAGGTGCCAAAATGCAGCAG gaGCTCCGTGATCTTATGTTTTCTTTAGATTGGATTAAAGCTAAAACAGAATTGGTGGGGCCTGCTCACCTGATTCATGAATATGTAGAATATAGTTCAGCCCTGGATCAAAAG GATAGTACAGTGCGTGAGAATTTCCAGGAGTTTCTGTCCTTAAATGGGCACCTTCTTGGCCGGCAGCCGTTTCCTGACATCATCCAGTTGGGTCTTTGCCAGCCAGAGACATCAGAGGTGTATCAACAGGCCAAGCTGCATGCTCAAAGGGAAACAGGAACATTTTATCTGGAGTGGGT aaataaaaaatccttgaaaaatcTCTACCGTCTGGTTGTTCGCCCGCATAGAGATGCAGTTTACCATGCCTGCTTTTCTAAGGACAGACAAAGAATAGCATCATGTGGAGCTGATAAAACTCTTCAG GTGTTTAAAGCAGAAAGTGGAGAGAGACTCCTAGAGATAAATGCCCACGATGATGAAATACTCTGTTGCGCTTTTTCTGCTGATGGTGAATTTGTAGCAACTTGTTCAAGTGATAAAAAAGTCAAG GTGTGGAATTCAAGAACAGGCCAGTGTAGGTGTGTGTATGAAGAGCACTCTGAGCAGGTCAATTGCTGCCAGTTCAATAACAAAAGTGGTCAGTACCTTCTGGCCACCTGCTCAAATGACACTTTCATCAAA atttgggatttgaaTGGAAAATACTGTAGAAATACCATGATAGGTCATGAAAATTCTGTCAATCACTGCAGATTTTCACCTAATGATGAATATGTTGCTAGCTGCTCGACAGATGGAACAGTAAAG CTTTGGGAAGCACGCTCAGGAAATGAACTGAAAAGCATTGAGataaaagatttctttaaaaatgcagatgaaCAACCAGATGATGTGGAGGTTTTAGTAAAATGTTGCTCTTGGTCCAGAAATGGTAACATGATTTTGGTGGCAGCCAAAAATAAGCTTTTG CTTTTTGACATCAACACCTGTGGTTTGTTAACTCAAGTCATTGTCAGTCATCACAGCACAATCCAATACTGTGACTTCTGTCCTGGGGATGAATTAGTAGCAGTTGCTTTGTCTCACTGCTCTGTTGAG TTATGGAATATTAAGTCTTTATCAAAAGTGGCATATTGCAGAGGACACATGAGCTGGGTTCACTGTGTGATATTTTCACCAGATGGATCTTTATTTCTGACTTCATCTGATGACCAGACAATACGT ATCTGGGAAACAAAGAAGGTGTGCCAGTCTTCTGATGCTGTGCTGAAGAGTGAACTGGATGTTGTGTTTCACAATGGTGAAGTGATGATTTTAGCCATCTACAATCAGAAGAATTTACAA CTTATCAATGGAAACACAGACAACGTTATTATGCAGACAGCAGCTCAAGAATCCCCCATTTCCTGCTGTTGCTTAAGTGAAGATCTTAAATTTGCAGCTTTTGGACAGGAGAGTGGAACAATAAAG GTACTACAGTTATCAGATGGGAAGGTTCTGAAGTCCTGGGAGGCCTACAGGACATCTGTGCAGCACTGTCAATTTACAACCGACTGTCAGACTCTCATCTCAAGTGCTCATGATTCAGTTATACAG ATATGGAATTGGCAGTTGAGTGAATGTGTGTTCCTAAGAGGGCACAAGGAAGCAATCAAGGATTTTAGACTTCTGGAAAATTCAAAACTTCTCTCTTGGTCATTCGATGGAACCGTTAAG GTTTGGAATATCACTACTGGAAACCCAGAAAAAGATTTTGCTTGTCATGGAGGTGCTgttctttcctgtgctgtttcACCTGATGGTAGTAAATTTTCATCTGCTTCTGCTGACAAAACTGCAAAG ATATGGAGCTTTGAAAGTTCATCTGTTCTTCATGAACTGAAGGACCATGAAGCCTGTGTGCGGTGCTGCACTTTCTCTCCTAATAACAAACTGCTGGCCACTGGAGATGACAAAGGAGAAATAAGG aTTTGGGATGTTTTAACAGGTGCATTACTTCATTTCTGCTCCCCAGTTACTGTAGATGAAGGAGAGCCAACACATGGGGGTTGGGTAACAGacctctccttttctcctgacaGTAAAATGCTTGTGTCATCTGGAGGCTATCTTAAG TGGTGGAATGTAACTACTGGAGAATCCTTACAAACCTTCTACACAAATGGAACAAACCTCAAGTCAATACATGTGTCCCCTAATTTCAAAGTATATGTGACTGTTGATAATCTTGGCATTCTTTATGTACTACAGAAGTTCTGA